The Mercurialis annua linkage group LG7, ddMerAnnu1.2, whole genome shotgun sequence genome includes the window CTTTAATAATAGTGAATTATGGATGCATTGAATAATACAGAAGTCCTAATCGTATAACTAGAAGTACAAAGCCAACAAcatattttcattaaatttttaaagtgcattaacataaatttaaattccattgtttgttttttcatcttcaGAAGCTTAAATGGATGGACCAATTCTCTATGTTTGAAACACTACTAATACTTAAGGTGGCATCATTTGAAAGCACTGTAGCAAATTGCCACAAATAGCAATTTCAGTgattaattaaaagtaaaacaaCAAAGGTTGGAGTCTAGgcaatgacaaaaaaaaaagaatagtgAAGGCTAAAAAACAAGCATAAGTTACAATATACCAATGTTGTCAAAACCGACCCGGTGCTTGAACCGGTGACAGTAAAGGGTCAAGGGTCTAAGGTTCAACCAGGGTTCAACCAGGGTTCAACCAGGGTTCAACCAGAGTTCAACCCATGTTAtgggaaaataaaattataaccatttataatataataagaaATATAGACAAGCATTCAGTTGAGCTTGGTGGTTTAGTGTGCAGCTCCTTTATCTCAAGAGATGCTGGGTTCGATCCTCAGCATCCTCATTTAATTTCTTTGATTATTAATAAGGATATTGAGCTGGTTCCTTTATTATTAATCAAACTGAATCCGGATCTTCTGGTTAATGGCTCTAACTGGATGGTTACCCGGCCGATTTGATATAAAACCGGCGGGTTTCTAATTATAAGGGATTTAGGTGCAACCCGAACCGGTGATCTGGCCGGTTTGCGGGTTTTTCAATTGAACCGGTTTGGGTTTGACAACAACGCAATATACAGCAGTCAGgtgcattatatatatttagaaaacatatattaagcgaaaaataaaacttaaagaAAACTTATCAAAACCTGGACTGCATTTTGAACACTCGCAAGGTCTTCAAACTCAACGAAAGCATAGCAAACGCCAATAACATCCTGTGCGAATAAAATGCATTTCAGCTAATTTCAAGTTTGTACAAGTAAGATTCGTACTTAGGAAGAAAAGGAGAAATAGATTTACCTTCCGATTCCTTACAAACACACCATCAGGCTTGATTCTGCCAAAGTTCCTAAATACCTCATCAAGTTCGGCAGCAGTGATATCAGATGGCAAGTTTCTAACATAGACAGATTTTGGTTCACCTGAAAAAAAGGATTATGTTAATTGCAATGATTATATCTTCCCTCAAGTGTCAGGCAATACAAATAACAAGTTTTAAACTAGGTAAAATCATTTATGAGCTGCTTAGGGGTGGAGGAGAAGGGGGTTAACCGAAAAGACAGTGAGAGATTAGTTgaataaaaaagtattttttggAATGAAGTAGTTGTCTAATGTTTACATAGTGCCAAAACTATTTGAAAAGGAATCCATGCATTCAAAAGATGGCTCATATTTGACCTTGTCCATTGACTAAATCCAAAATATCAGCCATATTACTTTATGAAAAGCTCAGCAAATAAAAATTCCAACAAAAAATAGACAGGTAGAATGCAGAACTATAGCAGGAATGCTTTATAAAAACAACAATTAGCATATCTTTAGAGTACTGAAATTTAAGAGCTTGACCTTCATCTAGTCCGAAGTTGTCGTTTGCTTCAAATCCAGAATCAGACAGATTAGACAATCCAGAGTCTGATGGCTGAGGTGTGGATTCCGGTACATGATTCCAATCAGAAGTCGTTGGGAGACTCTTGTTAATAGGTGGATGAGTAGCAGGTGGAAGAGTAGCTGGTGGATGAGTAGCAGGTGAATGAGTCGCAGGTGTATGAGTCGCAACTGATGACTGACCCCTAGCAACCCGTAACTGTCAAATTTACACCAATGCAAaggaaacaaaaaaagaaattagtTAGTATACCACCAACCTTGCAGCTTTTTAGAaaacaagaagaaaaaagaattattgttcCTGCTCTTGAAATGCTCTGCCTAAAGAATTTAATGCCAAATACTGGCTGCTCATTACCATTCCTCAACCACATTGTATGATCCTATTTCTCTACTTACTTGCCTCTCACGCAAAATTGGAATTCAAGAACAGCTTCAAACTTTTATGAGGATGCAAAAACAGAGGTACGTAAAAGAACCTAGGAAAGCATAAAAGGAATAACAGAATTGGCACGTACAATAGATGCATAAGTTTTCCGTGGAGCATCTTCTGTAGGTTCTTCCCAAGCAACAGCTGGAGAATCTTGCACAACATTCACAACACCTTGAAATGAAGTAGGTGTCTCCTCAACAGGAGTTTCTTCAACTACGACTTCAGTCTCAAAATCTTGCTGCAACTGTTGTTCTGGGAGACTGTACTTGTCCACTGGATCATCTTCTATATGCACTGAGTCCACATACTCCCTAGCTTCTTCTTCCAAAGCATAGTCGGAAActacaaattcaaaggtttaaacaaaataaaaatcgtagtcctataatcaaatcaatcattaatatcaTATGCAAAGTATGGCAAAAACAATAACATTCATTCAGAAGCTACTTTATAGCCGCATACTTAAATAAATTTGGTCTACTACGTCTTTTTTTGTATCAGCAGTTCAAAAATTAAGAATTGGCTCCCAGTCCCACCATAGCCCTTTTACCATTTGATTGTAGGCCCAAAGGCGTGCGCACATAGAGCGCAAATACTTATATCTATAAGCAACAGCAAAAATAGAAAACAGGAACACAATGCAGCTGACTATCAAACAAAGCACGTCACTTCACCAAGCTAGCAGCATGACAATGGCTTTTGTGCCTTCTTCTCATAAGTACGAACAAAACCATATTATAGAgccttaatttaaaaataatgaccTAATCATATGATCTCCCAATCGCACAGCAGTCAATTCATTACCTGGAGGCTCTAGAAGATTGCTAGAAGCATTCAATTGTGTGTCATGAATGTCCTCAGATGATATCCCAGCTGAATGTTGCTGGTATACATTTTCAGATGAGACAGGAAGCTGATGCTGCTGGTAAATACTTTCCTCGTCAATAAACTGGAAGATATCATTAAGAACAAAGTAGCCCTTCTCCTGAGGAGCCAAGAAAAAGCTCTGCACAAAACTCCTCCTGCCACCGACATCCTTGTTTTTAATAGATCCAGAAACCATCACCGTAAGACCTCCATTCCATGACTCGAGCGAATTAATGGTCTTGATCTCAATTGCAGTAAAAGCTAAAGAAGTGACAAGAGTGTGGATTTGCTGGAtagaaacaataataataagttAATTAACTAGAAAAACAACCAAAATACCGCTCAAGACCGCACCCACCAAAGAACCCGAAATCAAAATGCCCAAATACAGGTTCCACAGTTATTAATTCGCAAATAAGAAGCGACATCAAATCATATTGATATGTAATTATACTAAATATATCGACAGCAAACACTTAAAAAAGACATGCCAAAGATAAAATAACAATCAAAGATTCAGACAGTTCAGTAACTACAAAAGAATTCGATCAATTTATGAATCACAAACAACAACCAAAacacaattataataaaaattagcatATGAGCAtcatttcatcaaaaaaattcaaaaaaaaaataccagcATTGAAGAAGCAGATTGGGTGGAATCGCCATCAATACGAATCATAGAACTGGAATCATCATAAAACTGATGAACAAGATCAGGATGCTGTTGAAACACCTGATAATACTGCGCTACAAAATACGATCCCACCTATCCAAACAACACAAAAACACATTAAAGTTCAcatcttttcaaaatttatcatcaaaacaaacaaaaacacacTAAAGATTTTACATCTTTTTCAAAAGTTATCGtcaattcaaacaaaaacacaCTAAAATTTATCATCAATACAAACAAAAACCAAGAACATTAATTACCCGATCAGCACCCGGGTATGAACTCGCCATtattaccaaacaaaaacagaaaagattgaatctttttttcttgtggagatctgatgatgatgatgaataGTAATTTTTTCCTCAAAACCCAAAATTTTAGGGTTTATATAAGTGTTTGGATGTTTACTCTTTAGAGTGTTAAatgaaaatgttattttttttctttgtaaagATTTGCTAAACccagaagaagaaagaagaatcCTCAGATATATAATAGGAATAGGATTAAACTGTTACCAAAAAAAacgtttcttttttctttttaaagagattttttttgtagatttaatttttatagatcTGCGGAAATGAAATTAAGAACAAAAAATTACTAATGTAGTGTATTATTATGATTTGCTAATTGAAAGTAAAAAGAGTAATAGGGATTAGCTGCATGTAATCATAGCTGTACACGTGTCAGTATTAGATTTAGAATCAAAACCTAAATGTATATATTACTAGAATTTTGTCTGAGGTAAATTGGTAAAGTGTGTTTAGCTCAAATAGgaaaattaatgaattaattCCAAATTAGCTAGAATACtagaattgtaaaaaaaaactccaactatgagaattaatttaaagaattactttataagaatttttaatctttaatcTTTCTGTGTTTACGCATTAAAATAATgtcatttcattttaaattttcacaTTATTTTCTGAATAAACAAGTGGAATTTTGTGGGATAAAGTTTATAGTGAAATTGTCCTTTGTAGTTTCTTAAAGGGATAAACATCCAACGGTTGAGATTGGGTTATGATGTTATTGTAGCTCTGTTTTAAGAATAAGAACTGAACCGACCAGCCGATTCGAGCGAGAGCCGAAAGTCAGTCTGGATGGGTTctttcttaaaaataaaaaatactgtAAAACCTTTTTGAATAGAAATCAGTTAAAACTAAAAGTTATTAAACcgtaaaaattatataatttttttatattctatTTAGAACACAGATTCGGTTTTTAACACTGATCGTATGAATTGTATCATAGTGAGTGCAGCTGAATGTAGGATAGAAGTGGGCATTTACAAAGTACAAACTACTTTTGTAGTGAAGAGCAGAGATTGGAAAGGAAAAAAGAGAGAGTAAGCTATAAATAGAAGTGTTTACCAAAACAAAAGGAAGTGGACTCATTCCAAGAACTCAGGGTTATCTTTGGAACGCTTTCTGATTTAATTAGGCAACAAAATGAAGCACTTTTATTGTTACGACAGAGACTGTAACCTTTCAAGTACCAAATCAAAATGGAAGTTTGGTGCAAAAATtctcattaattttattttgtgaaATGGGCTATCAAAAAAGTAACCTGGTGTTTtcaagaggaaattacaccctaTATCTCAATTTCTATAAAAGTATACATTAGCGACTCAAAAAAATGTTATGTGCAGAAAtctctcattttattttttgtcttttcatttatacctcaaaatatttttattccttttttatCCCTGTTATCCTCAAGCCAAGGCAAAGATCCAACATTCAAGCTCTACCACTGTCGCTAACCATATCCCATGCTCCGACGACCGTCCATGACTTCCGTTTATGCTCCGACGACCACCGATGACTGCCGCAACCGAAAACCTTCCGTCTAATCTCAATCAAGCTCCTTCTCGATTAGGCCAAATCGATTAGATCTATAACATTCCAGAAAATGAGGAACAATCATTGTTTGGATTTTCTGAAAAGGCAAGCCTCCAatctcttttcaattttttttttgatgagtcttttggttttgttattaattttctGATTTGTTTCCTCTCCTTTTTTCTGTTTGGGTGTTACTGGAAATAAATCTGAAAATATAGATTGATAGTTTTGTATGCATAATACAGGAATAGTAGAGGGTTTTAGTTAGATGATAAGATCTTTTGATAGTATTTTTGTTGATATTCAATCCTTCTCATGATAATCTTTGGATTCCAGTCCATGTTATAAGCAAATTCTGAAGTTGTGTGGTAATGTGTTCTCATAGCATTAGGAAGCTAATAAAGGATGGGAGCATCAAAATGAGAAATCGGGTATAACGTGAAAGCGGCCAACCGTTGGTTGGATAAAACTCAACTCGGATGCGGGGAAAGCTTCTGATGGTTTGGGTTGTCTTGGGAGTATTATCTGAAATGCAGATGGGAATATGATGGATGCGGCAGTAAGCTGATTGAAAACTGTATTGATATAATTTCTGCCAAAGAAGAAGCTATGATGTTGGGACTGCAACTTGCCAAGGATTGTGGTTGTTCAAAGTTAATTGTGAAGAGTGGCAATGCCTAACTTATTTTTGCTTTGAATTATGAAGCGAACTGTTTAAATGAGTTAGACGATCTTATTAAGGAACTGCATATTTTAGCGAGGAGTTTCGATCAAGTTCTTTGGTGTTTTACTCACAGAGAAGCAAACCAGATAGCCCATGAATTGGATGCAATAACGGAGTCGAAGACGAGTAGAATCTGGTATGAAGAGCATCCTGCATTTTTAGATCCAATCTGGAAAAGAGATAAGATGGTTATGAGTAGTGAAGGGTACTGCTGGTTTGGATCTTAGTTGTTTGCTGTTTTAGTGTTtctttgaaaaaacaaaaaaaaatcaacttgtTATGACCGGTAAAGACAATCTTACTAATTATAAATATGCAAATGTCAGATGTTTGTTTAAATTAACCTTATATCTTTATCATttgtattttattctttttttggtgTAAATTTTGTTCTAATAGATTTATGATTTCTTTTAAAGTTAAGTGggtgtttgtttgtttattgGTTTTACTTTTCTAAAtctattaaatttatctttttgacCATGTTTTATAAAGGCCAATAAGTGTcagttttgacttttttttttaaattctctttaatCTATTGATTGTTTTTTGTAATATgactaatttataatataaactaaatgtcaatttaaaatcaactacaaatcaactgaaaatcaaccaaatgtcaaccaaatatgaaaagttttattttttatttttctttcgcACTCCATTTTTAGACAATTATTAccattttcccctttttaatgttgacaaacgttgaTTTCTACTGTTTTGACGGGTTTGTTTTATTCTGTTGAAattcttattttataattttttaaattttaaagatcaaaCAAATGTCaataaaagatcaattaaaTATCAACTAAAAATCAACTACATGTCAACTATAAATCAACCAAACGTCAACTAAAATTCAACTACATGTCAACCATAAATCAACCGAATGTCAaccaaatattttcattatctttggcaaaatttatttatttaaatattagttattataatttgttatcacttacatataaatttaaaatcaagtTAAATTTGATCTCTACATGTAAAATGCCATCTGCAGTGGTCGGTCAATAGTTGTGGTAaagtactaaaaaaattaaataaaatatcattttgctCTCAGTGGGATTCGAATTCAAAAATTCTTCTGTGACacattttaaaactattattatctattttttcatttcttaaTGTTGACAAGTGACGATTTTACTGTTTTGACGAGTTCGCTTAAATTTGTTGAAGccgttattttaaatttttaccaaTTTGTAAAGATCAATTAAATGTCAACTAtaaatcaactaaatgtcaaccgtAAATCAACTGGATGTCAACTTAATATCTACCGAAGAtcaaccaaatatttttattgtctttaacgaaatttatttattaaaatattagttaTTGAAATTTCTTAccaatttcatttaaatttaaaactaaaataaatttaatatctacATGTAAAATATCAACTGCGATGTTCGGTCAACAGTTGtggtaaaatattaaaaaaattaaataaaaaataattttactctTAGTGAGATTCGAATCCAAAACTTTTGCCACGACACATTTTTAAACtgttattatcatttttttcacTTCTTAATATTGACAAGTGACGATTTCCACTGTTTTGACGAATTCACTTTAATTTGTTATAACTATTATTATATAAGTTTACCAATTTTAAAGATCAACCAAATTCAACGGAAgatcaactaaatgtcaactgAATATTAaccatatattttatgttttaaatattatattaatttttagtacATTTGAATTCTTTTGTGTTTATAGATTAACTAAATGTCAACTAAAGATTAATCAAACAGATATCAACTAAAGATTAATCAAACAAATATCAACTAAAGATTAATCAAATGTCAATTAAAGATTAActaaatatcaaccgaaaatcaaccatatgtttttattatttttgacaaaACAGAGAACATGAACCAAAACATATAatccaatattttaaaaatcaataacaCAACCAGCAAGAGTTGATTCTCAATATTCACCCTGAATATACATGGCAGTATGCCATAATCAAGATTGGAACGGAATCCATCTTGAAATGCTACAGAGTTATTATATGGTATAACCAAATAATATTTCTGAAAAAACTTGGGGTTTAACCCATCAGGAACGGGAGCCTTGTCTTGATGCATATTAGAGACCACAActtttcttcttctggatcAATATTCCTCAGTGACATGAAATTCTGCTCCAGGATAACATTTTTATTCACACactcaataaaaaaatcaccaatAGAGGTATTAgaactaaacaaattcaaaacagAGTTAAGCATCAAGTTACttaaatttccattaataacaTGCCAAACAATGATAGGAATAATAGTGACTCAAAATTTCCACCAGCCAATTGTATTTTCAACATCAAATCCAAAACCTTTTTGAAAATTTCCAGTTTTATGTATTTCAACAAGCTTCCTTCCTAAGACGGACCACCACAAGCAAACGATTTAGTCCTACAAGTATAAAGTGATAATACAACAATAAGCCAATTAAAGTTTTGCCATCCACCTTATTGCCTTTAGATGcaccaaattcaataaattccaTGATGATATATGTTACACTTAGATAATCAGACAGATATATAACATAGGTTAGTTGATAAGCAAAATCCAATACAATAAGAAAAGAATCAGCTTAGACTATTCTCGCAATAAACAACAAGCACATATACACATCATTTAACCTGTATAATTCCAAATATCTTTTTACAATGTTAGtcaacaacaaaaaatttatgaaaaactaGAGTTAACCCAGATCACAAATTGTGTCAACATTGATAACTactaagaaaattaaaatgcaTTAAGAATTCAAAAGGACTGGTAAAGATtcattttttcaaacaaaagcTTACTAGATCATAAATGTCAATAAAAAATACGTTGAATCTAAAGGCTAAagcaaaagttaaaaaaaaatgaaaagaaaaatgaaaaataataaaaaatgaattattattacCTTTCTGATAGTGTGAGCGAGAGGCACCAACGATGCCAGGACCAACATTGATGAAAAACGATTGAACGGAGGAGCAGTGGAACGACGAAGTGGATGGACAAAGGTTTGGCGGAACGCGCGGAACAAAAGACAATAGAGTAGAGGAGCGAAGGACATCGGAGCAGAGAAAGGAAGGATAGTAGAGCAGAGGAATGGAGATCGCCGCCGCCGCTTCTAGGAGATCGTCGTTGCCGTTTCTAGAAGATTGTCGCCGCCTCTTGAATGAGATGATGAAGCCGGCAATATTTACAGATCTTGTAAATGTGGATTCTTAAAGAAGGGTAATTTTGTCCTATTTTTAGTGAAAACCTCTGTGTTTGGTGATTTTATGTATTTAcgaaaactatttttttattatgagagATTTTTGCATTTATTTATTAGCTGATGTATTTATGAAAGGAAGGGGACCATTTAGGTTATTTGTGTGCTTGACCCTGTTTTCAACCAAATACAATTCAAGTTTTACCTGAATCTGATAAAACTCGAACTCTAATAGATCCAGACCCAATGAGATATGAACCAAAACTGACCTGAATTTGTATTAACTAGACAGAAACTCGAATTTGATAGTACCGAAAATTACCTAAAATAAAACCAATAAAATCTGAAGCCGATAAATTTAAACCTAAGTTGATAAAAACCAAATTAACCCACCCCAAAACAATCAAAGCGAACCGTCCCAGCCTCGTCATTTGGGGTCTCTAAGTGGAAGCTTAACAGCCAGGCAAGTCAAAAAGAAAATACAATAAATCAtaacagaaaaacaaaaaaaaaggcaATAGTAGATGATTTGATAAGCTAAAGAGATTTCAAACTAAATCTTTTTTTCCCACATTATCATTTCAGTATCAATATATAAACTCCAGGCTACCTTATGAAAAAACTGTTGAaaactaacactaaaaatacatcaaaaatagaaagaaaaaaattgttaagACTAACTACAATGCCGCTATAGTGACTAGAGAAAATAAATAGCTTGTTCCTTCATCCCCCACCTCCATTCATTCATTTCTGCTACACCATACCCTTGTGTTCCATACAAAACCATGGAAATCGTTGATGACCGGAAAAGTCCTGCCAGCTAGTAGTAACTCCCACAATAGGGCTGAGGAACAGCAGCTGGCTGCTGTGCTGGAGCCAATGCCGCTGTTGCAGCAGGTTGTGCATAACTTTGTTGAGGGAAAGCCTGCTAAAAATTTAACAAGAACATCAGCACGGGAAAAGGAAGACgaagaaaattttaataatgCCGTGATTTGAACTAAAAGAAGAACAAGAAAATACGCTCAACGATATACAGAATTTTGCTCATAGTTATATCCGAGTCAAAATGGAAAGTAGAAAACGCCGCTAATAGACAATTTTCATGTAATATTCGCAGGACCACAAGTCCAAAATTAGGAGTGTTGTTGCTTGCAAAGGTTCCTTCCAAAATTAATGCAAGCAATGAGCAGCGAAAAGAACGTGAATGCATAGCATAACCACTGGTGGAATCCAATAAGGAAAACACCATATGTGCAAAGAGATCAAACAGAAGCAAATTTGACAATTTGGTACCTGGGTAGGATAGGTTGGAGGATAAGCACCATATGTAGCTGTTTGTGCAGCAGAAGTGGGCACTTGTGGAGTAGTATAGCTGTTTGCATAACCACCATATGCAGCCTGCTAAAAGATATCCCAACACTCACAAAATCATAATCAAGTTGTTTGTAATCTTTGAAAAAATAGACACTAATAATTGATGATGTACATCGACAACTGAAAGAGAATCAAACATACTATCATCCTTATTCTTTAAATGGACCTATAAAACTGTTTAGAAACACAAAAGTGCAAATGCTACATAACATTGTAACAGTTTGGCTTGTAGTTGAGagagtattttttttgtttaaaaaagaGAGAAGGATGTTAATTTCTATGTGAAAATAAGGGTCTACGATCTGCACTACTGAATTTAGTTGATCTGGATACACAACAAAAAGATGACCAGAGATATACTGATTCCAAAAATAATAGCACCTTTGATGAATTCTACTAGTTTAAAAGCATAAACTTCTAGAAGTAATCACCTGTTGTTGGCCATAGCCAGGAGTCCACTGTTGTCCTTGTGTAGCTGGTGGCCAAGCTTGAGACTGCACACCATAACCTGCTGCCCACTGATTTTGTGCACTTGGAGGATAAGCACCAATAAGGGACTGTGCAGGTGAACTATCATCACCATAAGGTTTTGCTAATTTTGTCTTATCTGAAGTTAGGTAATCCTCTGCATGGCGCTTCTTTAACTCTGACTTGCTTCTATGAGGTAGAAAGAGCTTTGCATGCCGATCATCGGCCTTCTTAATAGATTGTGCATCCCCAAACATACCCAAAAActgtaaaaataaatagatctaaatgtaaaacaaataagaaaataactgTGAAAAGAATTATAAAAGTTAAGTTAACCATTCAGCCGCGGGTACCTTTGAGGGTAGTCATCAATGTTGTTAAACCCGACCCAGTGATAGAAACGTTGACAGTAGAGGGTCAAGGTTTTAAGGTTCAACCGGGGTCCCAACGGAATTTAATtcgtattataaaaatatatcaaatactATGTATAATGAAATTTACAATAATGACTGCAAGAACCAGtcataatatatatgtatatatatcatataagcAGAAATGCAGACAGGTAACTCAAAATAGATTGATGATTACTTAGACGTGCAATCAGCATATCTCATTTAGCCGAGCTCGATCCCAGGCAACAACACTTAGTTTCTCTCTTTCATTAATAAGGACACTGCAGGTTTCTTGATTACTTGGTCGAGCCGGATCCAGGTTTACCTGTTTAATTGTTCTAAATAAATGGTTACCCGGCCAGTTTGATAAGAAAACAACGGTTTTCTGATCAGACGGCTATTAGTGCAGCCCAAACCAGTGATCTGACCTGTTTCAGTTTTTCCCGGTCGAACCGGCCGGTCCAGTTCGGGTTTGACAACAATGGTAGCCATTATATGAGTATTAAAATCCATCTAAAGATAGACTATAGCATGACATAGCATGTGCACACCACACAGAACAGACAATCTCCAGCATACTGACCTAAGATTTAATTTGTCAGAAGACCCAAAATTTTGAACTTTGGAGGT containing:
- the LOC126655239 gene encoding nuclear transport factor 2, translating into MASSYPGADRVGSYFVAQYYQVFQQHPDLVHQFYDDSSSMIRIDGDSTQSASSMLQIHTLVTSLAFTAIEIKTINSLESWNGGLTVMVSGSIKNKDVGGRRSFVQSFFLAPQEKGYFVLNDIFQFIDEESIYQQHQLPVSSENVYQQHSAGISSEDIHDTQLNASSNLLEPPVSDYALEEEAREYVDSVHIEDDPVDKYSLPEQQLQQDFETEVVVEETPVEETPTSFQGVVNVVQDSPAVAWEEPTEDAPRKTYASILRVARGQSSVATHTPATHSPATHPPATLPPATHPPINKSLPTTSDWNHVPESTPQPSDSGLSNLSDSGFEANDNFGLDEGEPKSVYVRNLPSDITAAELDEVFRNFGRIKPDGVFVRNRKDVIGVCYAFVEFEDLASVQNAVQASPIQLAGRQVYIEERRPNTGIASRGGGVRGGRGRGRGSYLADAPRGRFGSRPVGGRGSNQDGGDYSRPRGNGFYQQRASR